A genome region from Variovorax paradoxus includes the following:
- a CDS encoding LapA family protein, with product MGARSAFLFVIVLLIAALAALNWGALSTPTEMSLGFMSVSAPLGLVMLGLTVVLAVFFLVYVLYLHSSVLLDTKRHTKEMQIQRDLADKAEASRFTELRNFLEAQENKHMAQNAERQSAMLARLEQLETAIRLRSDQTDNTVAAHIGQLEDRIERRPLPVDINPQA from the coding sequence ATGGGCGCGAGATCCGCTTTTCTCTTCGTCATCGTGCTGCTCATCGCGGCACTCGCCGCGCTGAACTGGGGCGCGCTGTCGACGCCCACCGAGATGTCGCTGGGCTTCATGTCGGTCTCGGCGCCGCTGGGGCTGGTCATGCTCGGCCTGACGGTGGTGCTCGCCGTCTTCTTCCTGGTGTACGTGCTGTACCTGCACAGCTCGGTGCTGCTCGATACCAAGCGCCACACGAAGGAAATGCAGATCCAGCGCGACCTGGCCGACAAGGCCGAGGCCTCGCGCTTCACCGAACTGCGCAATTTCCTCGAAGCCCAGGAGAACAAGCACATGGCACAGAACGCCGAGCGCCAATCGGCGATGCTGGCGCGCCTGGAACAGCTCGAGACCGCGATCCGCCTGCGCTCCGACCAGACCGACAACACGGTGGCCGCGCACATCGGCCAGCTCGAGGATCGCATCGAGCGGCGGCCGCTGCCGGTGGACATCAACCCGCAGGCATGA
- a CDS encoding c-type cytochrome, which translates to MKRVLLTAALGLGLGALAVPAFADLALATSKNCMSCHAVERKVLGPSFKDVAAKYKDDKGAADRLASKIMKGGSGVWGPVPMPANNQVSEADAKKLAAWVLSTK; encoded by the coding sequence ATGAAAAGAGTCTTGTTGACGGCAGCCTTGGGCCTCGGCCTGGGTGCTCTCGCCGTACCCGCCTTCGCGGACCTGGCATTGGCGACGTCGAAGAACTGCATGAGCTGTCACGCGGTCGAGCGCAAGGTGCTCGGGCCTTCGTTCAAGGACGTGGCCGCGAAGTACAAGGACGACAAGGGTGCCGCCGACCGGCTCGCCAGCAAGATCATGAAGGGCGGCTCGGGCGTATGGGGTCCGGTGCCGATGCCGGCGAACAACCAGGTCAGCGAAGCCGACGCGAAGAAGCTCGCGGCCTGGGTGCTCTCGACGAAGTAG
- a CDS encoding TIGR04438 family Trp-rich protein translates to MWFLVLGLLGLALKYFEIGTVAGWSWWIVLSPFAMAVAWWAWADSSGYTKRKVMEREDRRRQARIDRQKTNMGIKPTPGQRPRR, encoded by the coding sequence ATGTGGTTTCTGGTGTTGGGCCTGCTTGGATTGGCCCTGAAGTATTTCGAGATCGGCACGGTCGCCGGCTGGAGCTGGTGGATCGTGCTGTCTCCGTTCGCGATGGCCGTGGCGTGGTGGGCATGGGCCGATTCGTCGGGTTACACCAAGCGCAAGGTCATGGAGCGCGAAGACCGCCGCCGCCAGGCGCGCATCGACCGCCAGAAGACCAATATGGGCATCAAGCCCACCCCTGGGCAGCGCCCGCGGCGCTGA